One genomic window of Candidatus Pseudobacter hemicellulosilyticus includes the following:
- a CDS encoding HAMP domain-containing sensor histidine kinase, whose amino-acid sequence MKQLVKKWLLKNIYLLAAIGLFLTAFILNKYVIDTTAARYYANLIEQGIRNKEKDFDAIARDQSLLTRLIDRKFSEEELDELLDTRKEYGIYLFQRNVFDQPELLFWNSYSAMPPHDMAADTTRLVKLSNGIYVQVIRAFEIAQKGRYSVQALIPVQWKYFVENENLKKEFAGFDKATQRVDISASPTEFPVKSLRGDVLFYLQKTTLHQQQHNNWSLVLSILGFFLLFLYLYQVADRIYRRYGLWPGVLFLTGVVLVLRAVSYIFPGVLDLRQFELFDPAIYGSSFVLSSLGDLLINALLFCWLVVYVNRRLNTAKINPHADPRRNWLLVILILFGLVMVTFAFADILQSLVADAQISFNVTNVFSLTRYSMIGFLILATLALSYFFLSQILLTAAGRLVGDRNYITFVVTATLGLAILSFTRNTAVIELNLFVLPWLLVFIWLMQQKIFAGLNFRLNVSEVLFWLFLFSFSIATVIIFENRKIEFEQRKRFAEKLTSQADPSSERLLSIALAYLDNNFLAPNFERFHDKNTNAYLKDSIVKTNFTAYLNKYDTKVFTFDALMSPLYNDDAGSFDTLNTIFRIQGRPTSIPDLRYFERSFDKFSYIFKKEIIDTNDITTGYFFVLSDPKRYKSDALIPELFKQTKELVPEYSTVYSYAIYDSLRLINHYNDYAFPTELQPEAIPRGEFKTVRTIGYEELWYRGLPDKVVVIARKNSSFIEGITLFAYLFSTFLLLLSFYRMASLLFRSRLQWSTIRQSFQLSIRSQVHSTILMVSLLSFVVIGVATILFFVNRYHLNNQDRLSRAIQIMGNEVKKKLVDHAVFNDGVMLYEPGFNDEVQDLMAEISEIHGTDVNLYDTLGDLKVTSNADIYYRGVLSDKMNPLAYYRLHTLHQVQTVTDEMVGRINYQSIYTPVRDENGRAVAYLNIPSYSTQGELKQEISNFLVTIINLNAFIFLVSGAIAVFITNRITSSFTIISQKMRDINLRKVNQEIEWKRNDEIGVLVAEYNKMVQKLEESADALAKSEREGAWRQMARQVAHEIKNPLTPMKLSIQYLQKANDNNSPDLKNMTANVARTLVEQIDHLSKIASDFSQFANIGNPKNEVFDLHELLYSLASLYDATENLDFRWDALPGKVLVFADKTQLNRLFTNLLQNAIEASENRAQRVIRMQEEMDGEVIIISIADNGEGIPEQTRSKIFTPNFTTKSSGTGLGLAMSKSIVEQAQGEIWFTTVEGEGSTFYVKLPLLRATS is encoded by the coding sequence TTGAAGCAACTGGTGAAAAAATGGCTGTTAAAAAATATCTACCTGCTGGCCGCTATCGGGCTCTTCCTGACGGCGTTCATTCTCAATAAATATGTTATTGATACTACGGCTGCCCGTTACTATGCCAACCTCATAGAGCAGGGGATCCGCAATAAGGAGAAGGATTTTGACGCCATTGCCCGTGACCAGTCCCTGCTCACCCGCCTGATAGACCGTAAATTTTCCGAAGAAGAGCTGGATGAACTGCTGGATACCCGTAAGGAGTATGGTATCTACCTGTTCCAGCGCAATGTCTTTGATCAGCCGGAACTGCTTTTCTGGAATAGTTATTCTGCTATGCCGCCGCATGATATGGCGGCAGATACTACCCGCCTCGTCAAACTCAGCAACGGTATTTATGTACAGGTGATCCGTGCCTTTGAAATTGCGCAGAAGGGCCGCTACTCGGTGCAGGCGCTGATCCCCGTGCAATGGAAATATTTTGTGGAGAATGAGAACCTGAAGAAGGAGTTTGCGGGTTTTGATAAAGCTACGCAGCGCGTGGATATTTCTGCCAGCCCCACTGAATTCCCGGTCAAAAGCCTGCGGGGCGATGTGCTGTTCTACCTGCAGAAGACCACGCTCCACCAGCAGCAGCATAATAACTGGTCGCTGGTATTGTCCATACTCGGTTTTTTCCTGCTTTTCCTGTACCTGTACCAGGTGGCCGACAGGATCTACCGCCGGTACGGCCTCTGGCCTGGCGTCCTTTTCCTGACCGGTGTGGTACTGGTATTGCGGGCGGTCAGTTATATTTTCCCCGGCGTGCTGGATCTCCGCCAGTTTGAGTTGTTTGACCCGGCCATCTATGGCTCCAGCTTTGTACTCAGTTCCCTGGGCGATCTTCTGATCAACGCCCTGCTGTTCTGCTGGCTGGTAGTCTATGTGAACCGCCGGCTGAATACGGCAAAGATCAATCCCCATGCTGATCCCCGCCGCAACTGGCTGCTGGTGATCCTGATCCTGTTTGGCCTGGTAATGGTCACTTTTGCTTTTGCGGATATCCTGCAAAGCCTGGTGGCCGATGCACAGATCAGCTTTAATGTGACCAATGTGTTCAGTCTGACCCGCTATAGCATGATCGGTTTCCTGATCCTGGCTACCCTGGCGCTCAGCTATTTTTTCCTGTCGCAGATCCTGCTCACCGCCGCCGGCCGGCTGGTGGGCGACCGTAACTATATCACGTTTGTCGTCACCGCCACCCTTGGCCTGGCCATCCTTTCCTTTACCCGTAACACGGCCGTCATTGAGCTGAACCTTTTTGTGCTGCCCTGGCTGCTGGTCTTTATCTGGCTGATGCAGCAGAAGATCTTTGCCGGTCTCAATTTCCGGCTCAACGTGTCGGAAGTGCTGTTCTGGCTCTTCCTCTTCTCTTTTTCCATTGCCACGGTCATCATCTTCGAGAACAGAAAAATTGAGTTTGAGCAGCGCAAGCGCTTTGCAGAAAAGCTGACCTCCCAGGCCGATCCTTCCAGTGAGCGCCTGCTGAGTATTGCCCTGGCCTATCTCGACAATAATTTCCTGGCCCCTAATTTTGAACGTTTCCACGATAAGAATACCAACGCTTACCTGAAGGACAGCATCGTAAAGACCAATTTCACGGCCTATCTCAATAAGTACGATACCAAGGTCTTTACTTTCGATGCCCTGATGAGCCCGCTGTACAATGATGATGCAGGTTCTTTTGATACCCTTAATACCATTTTCCGTATCCAGGGCCGGCCTACCAGTATACCGGACCTCCGCTATTTTGAACGAAGCTTCGACAAGTTCTCCTATATCTTTAAAAAGGAGATCATTGACACCAACGATATTACCACCGGTTACTTCTTTGTACTCTCAGATCCCAAACGCTACAAGAGCGATGCGCTGATCCCTGAGCTGTTCAAGCAGACCAAGGAGCTGGTGCCGGAATACTCTACCGTATATTCTTATGCTATATACGACAGCCTGCGGCTGATCAACCATTACAATGATTATGCTTTCCCTACCGAACTGCAGCCGGAAGCTATTCCCCGTGGCGAGTTCAAGACCGTGCGGACTATTGGTTATGAGGAGTTATGGTACCGAGGACTGCCCGATAAAGTGGTGGTGATAGCCCGTAAGAACAGTTCTTTTATTGAAGGCATCACTCTTTTTGCCTATTTGTTCAGCACCTTCCTGTTGCTGCTGTCCTTTTACCGGATGGCCTCGCTGCTGTTCCGGAGCAGGTTGCAGTGGTCAACTATCCGGCAGTCGTTCCAGCTGAGCATCCGCAGCCAGGTGCATAGCACCATCCTGATGGTGAGCCTGCTGTCCTTTGTGGTGATCGGGGTGGCTACCATCCTGTTCTTTGTGAACCGCTACCACCTCAACAACCAGGACCGGCTGAGCCGCGCCATCCAGATCATGGGCAACGAGGTAAAGAAAAAACTGGTTGACCATGCCGTCTTCAATGATGGAGTAATGTTGTACGAACCAGGGTTTAACGATGAAGTGCAGGACCTGATGGCGGAGATATCCGAGATCCACGGCACCGATGTAAACCTGTATGATACCCTCGGCGATCTCAAAGTGACCAGTAACGCCGATATCTATTACCGGGGCGTACTGAGCGATAAAATGAACCCGCTGGCCTATTACCGGCTCCATACCCTGCACCAGGTGCAGACAGTGACCGACGAGATGGTAGGGCGGATCAATTACCAGAGTATCTATACGCCGGTCCGGGATGAGAACGGCAGGGCCGTGGCCTACCTAAATATTCCCTCTTACAGCACCCAGGGTGAACTGAAGCAGGAGATATCCAATTTCCTGGTGACCATCATCAACCTGAATGCCTTTATCTTCCTGGTGTCCGGGGCTATAGCCGTATTTATCACCAACCGGATCACTTCCTCCTTTACCATCATCAGCCAGAAGATGCGGGATATCAACCTGCGGAAAGTGAACCAGGAAATTGAGTGGAAGCGGAATGATGAGATCGGCGTGCTGGTAGCGGAATACAACAAGATGGTGCAGAAACTGGAAGAGAGTGCGGACGCACTGGCCAAGAGTGAACGGGAAGGCGCCTGGCGGCAGATGGCCAGGCAGGTAGCGCATGAGATCAAGAACCCGCTCACGCCCATGAAGCTGAGTATCCAGTACCTGCAGAAGGCCAATGATAATAATTCGCCCGACCTGAAGAATATGACGGCCAATGTAGCGCGTACGCTGGTAGAGCAGATTGATCACCTGTCCAAGATCGCTTCTGATTTCTCCCAGTTTGCCAATATCGGCAATCCCAAGAATGAAGTGTTCGACCTGCACGAACTGCTCTATTCCCTGGCTTCCCTCTATGACGCTACAGAGAACCTGGATTTCCGCTGGGATGCCCTGCCGGGCAAGGTCCTGGTATTTGCCGATAAAACGCAGCTGAACCGCCTGTTCACCAACTTGCTGCAGAATGCCATTGAGGCCAGTGAGAATCGTGCCCAGCGTGTGATCCGGATGCAGGAGGAGAT